A section of the Triticum dicoccoides isolate Atlit2015 ecotype Zavitan chromosome 7A, WEW_v2.0, whole genome shotgun sequence genome encodes:
- the LOC119334446 gene encoding uncharacterized protein LOC119334446, protein MAANHHLRRLASASAPALSRLSKPPASPLLRPAFSSSASPADQLAAAGAAAAEKGEAQGAVKEAGGAQGADAGARKAGEEEEDDGGLDINEATGEIGGPHGPEPTRYGDWERGGRCSDF, encoded by the coding sequence ATGGCGGCcaaccaccacctccgccgcctcgcctccgcgtccgcccccgCTCTCTCCCGCCTCTCCAAACCCCCTGCTTCGCCGCTCCTCCGCCCCGCGTTCTCCAGCTCCGCCTCCCCCGCGGATCAGCTGGCGGCGGCGGGGGCCGCTGCAGCCGAGAAGGGCGAGGCCCAGGGCGCCGTGAAGGAGGCGGGCGGGGCGCAGGGCGCTGATGCTGGCGCGaggaaggcgggggaggaggaggaggatgacggcGGCCTGGACATAAACGAGGCCACGGGCGAGATCGGCGGCCCGCACGGGCCGGAGCCCACCCGCTACGGCGACTGGGAGCGCGGCGGCCGCTGCTCCGACTTCTGA